Proteins encoded by one window of Dioscorea cayenensis subsp. rotundata cultivar TDr96_F1 chromosome 6, TDr96_F1_v2_PseudoChromosome.rev07_lg8_w22 25.fasta, whole genome shotgun sequence:
- the LOC120263504 gene encoding phenylacetaldehyde reductase-like, which yields MSGMVVCVTGASGFIASWLVKLLLDRGYTIKATVRDLGDPKKTEHLRALDGASERLKLFKANLQEEGSFDVAVDGCECVFHTASPCFVNSTDPQAELIDPAVKGTLNVLGSCVKFPSIKRVVVTSSVAAVNFNGRPRTPNVIVDETWFSAAEFCERAKLWYPLSKTLAEECAWKFSKDNGIDLVIINPSMVIGPILQPTLNTSVAIILNLINGASTYPNSTYGIVNVKDVALAHVLAFEVPSANGRYCLAERVAHLSELVKLIHELYPTFQLPHKCEDEQPFVPTYQVSKEKAKSLGIAYIPLETSLKETIESLKEKGFVTF from the exons aTGAGTGGGATGGTGGTGTGCGTGACGGGGGCCTCCGGCTTCATCGCTTCATGGTTGGTGAAGCTCCTCCTAGATCGCGGCTACACCATCAAGGCCACCGTTCGTGATCTCG gtGATCCCAAGAAGACAGAGCACTTGCGTGCTCTAGATGGAGCCAGTGAGCGCCTTAAGCTATTCAAAGCAAATTTACAGGAAGAGGGCTCATTTGATGTTGCTGTTGATGGATGTGAATGTGTTTTCCATACAGCTTCTCCTTGCTTTGTTAATTCTACAGATCCACAG gcTGAGTTAATTGATCCTGCGGTGAAGGGTACCCTCAATGTTTTAGGCTCTTGTGTTAAATTTCCTTCCATCAAAAGGGTGGTTGTAACATCATCCGTGGCAGCTGTTAATTTTAATGGTAGACCACGCACTCCTAATGTGATTGTTGATGAGACATGGTTTTCTGCTGCAGAGTTTTGTGAGCGTGCAAAG TTGTGGTATCCACTATCGAAGACCCTTGCAGAGGAGTGTGCTTGGAAGTTTTCAAAGGATAATGGTATCGATTTAGTAATAATTAATCCATCGATGGTGATTGGTCCTATTCTGCAGCCAACTTTAAACACAAGTGTTGCTATAATCTTGAACTTGATAAATG GTGCTTCGACTTATCCCAATTCAACCTATGGAATTGTAAATGTTAAAGATGTTGCATTAGCACATGTCCTGGCATTTGAGGTTCCATCGGCAAATGGAAGATATTGCTTAGCTGAAAGAGTTGCTCATTTGTCGGAGcttgtgaaattgattcatGAACTATATCCAACTTTTCAGCTCCCTCATAA GTGCGAGGATGAACAGCCATTTGTCCCTACATATCAGGTCTCAAAGGAGAAGGCAAAAAGCTTAGGTATAGCTTACATCCCTCTTGAGACAAGCTTGAAGGAGACTATTGAAAGCTTGAAAGAGAAAGGGTTTGTCACTTTCTAA